CGTACGAGCCGCTGGAAGGCGGGGCGCAGATCACGGTCGAGGCCACGATGGAACGCGAGGGCGGCACCAAGCCCGTCTGCGTGGCCGAGTCGCTGTCGCGACGCTACTGGTAACGTCACCCGACGCTTCTCTCCACCCCGCGGACGGTCCGGCCTTCCCCCTTTGGAGGGTGCGGCCGGCCATGCCATTCCGGCGTACGATCCCGGGTCGTGGCATCTGCTCGGAGAGAACATGAAAGTACTGCTGGTTGATGACCACCCCCTGATCCTGTCCGCGCTGCAGACCGTGATCCAGGGCCTGGGCGACCACGTCAACGTGGTGGGTGTGGGCAGTGCCCGCGCCGCCCGCGAGACCCTGCAGGCCGACAGCGACTTCGACCTCGTGCTGCTCGACCTGCAGCTCGGCGACGCCGACGGGTTCGACCTCCTCGTGGAATTCCGCGCCGCCTACCCGGCGCTGCCGGTGGTCGTGGTGTCCGCCTCCGACCGGGCGAGCGACGTGATCCGTTCCATCGACCAGGGCGCCATGGGCTTCGTGCCGAAGCGCGCCACGAACGACACGCTCTTCGAGGCGCTGCACATGGTGATGTCCGGCGGCATCTACGTGCCGCCCATGAACATCGGCGCCGACAACACGGGCCTGTCGCCCATGAACACCGGCCGCGAGGACCTGAACACGGTCCAGCGCGAGGCCGTCGACAGCGAATTCCAGAAACAGCCGAGCCTCGCCTCGCTCGGCCTGACCCCGCGGCAGACCGACGTGCTCGCGCTGCTGCTGCAGGGCAACCCCAACAAGCTGATCGCCCGTGAACTGGGCCTGTCCGTCGAGACGGTCAAGGACCACGTGGCGGCCGTGCTGCGCGCGCTGGGTGTCAGCTCGCGCACGCAGGCCGTGCTCGCGGTCAGCCAGATGAGCCAGAAGCACGGCGGGTTCTCGACGTGGCGTGGCAGTTCCAACAGCCCCCGATGATGTGATGTCCGCGCCGTCCCCTTCCGAACTCTCCCCGCTGCCGCCGCCCACCCCAGCCGACGCAGCCTCCGCCGCGGCGGAGAACGCCACGGCCCTGAAGGCCATGATCGAGGACCAGGCGTCCGCCGAGCGGGTCGCCAACATCTTCTCGTACCTGCCCACCACCCAGGCCGCCAACGTGGCCGGCGCCGGCGTGGTGGCGGTGCTGTACTGGGAGCACGTGCCGCACATCGGCATGCTCGTGTGGCTCGGCCTGCTGGTGCTGCTGGGCCTCGCCCGCACGGTGATGTACCGGCACTTCAAGCGCGAACAGCCCACCGCCCACGAGCGGCTGCTGAAGTACTACCAGGGCTGGCGCTACAGCACGCTCGCCGCGGGCGTGCTGTGGGGCGCGGCCGCGTGGTTCTTCTACAGCCACGGCGGGGTCACCGAGAAGATCGGCCTGATCCTCACGATCTACAGCTTCTGCATGGCCGCCATGCAGATCCTCTCGCCGCAGCACCACACGTTCTACGAGTTCTGCGTGCTCGCGCTGGTGCCGCTTGTCGTCAAGGTGGCCTGGCCCGGCACGTTCGAGGACCTGTTCCTCTCCGGCGTGCTCGTGTTCATCTTCGGCATCACGGTGTCGCTGAGCCGCCTGTACCGCAAGAACTTCGAAGGCCTGCTGCAGATCAAGGAGCGGGCCGACCAGCTGCTCGTGCAGCTGCGCGCCGAGAAGGCCGCGGCCGACCAGGCCCGCCAGGAGGCCGAGGTCGCCAACCGCGCGAAGACGCAGTTCTTCGCCGCCGCCAGCCACGACCTGCGCCAGCCGCTGCATGCCATGGGCCTCTTCGCCGAGGCGCTGCGCCAGCGCAGCCACGACGAGGAGGTCACGAGCCTCGTGACGAGCATCAACGGCTCGGTCGACGCGCTCGAGGGCCTGTTCTCCGAGTTGCTCGACATCACGAAGATCGACACCGGCGGTGTCGACGTGACCCCCGAGCACTTCAACATCGGCGACATCTTCCGCAAGCTGCGCCTGCACTTCGAACCCACGGCCTTCGAGAAGGGCCTCGCGCTGCGCTTCCGCGGCGAGAGCCACAACGTCTACGCCGACCCGGTGCTCGTCGAGCGCGTGCTGCGCAACCTGGTGTCGAACGCCATCCGCTACACCAACGACGGCAGCGTGCTCGTCAGCTGCCGCCGCCGCGACGGCCGCATGGTGCTGCAGGTGTGGGACACCGGCGTGGGCATCCGCGAACGCGAGCAGACGCGCATCTTCGAGGAGTTCTACCAGGTGCCGCACAGCGAGGTGCTGTCGCCGCAGCAGCGCAAGGGCCTCGGCCTCGGCCTCGCCATCGTCAAGCGCCTGGCCGACCTGATCGGCGCGCCGCTCGCACTGCGCTCGCGGCCGGGCCACGGCACGGTCTTCTCGCTGACGCTGCCCATCGGCAAGGCGCCGCGGTCGCAGTCGCTGTCCGGCGTGGCCGGCAAGGCACCGCTGGGCCTCACGCTCGACCACAAGTTCATCGTGGTGGTGGAAGACGAACCCGCGGTGCGCGGCGGCCTCGAGGTGCTGCTCAAGGGCTGGGGTGCCACGGTCGCCACCTTCGAGACCGTGGAAGCCAGCCGCGCCTGGGCCGCCACCGCGCCGGCCGACGCGAAGGCGCCGGACCTGCTGGTGGTGGACTACCGCCTCGAACACGGCAACACGGGCCTGGACGCGATCCAGGCGCTGCGCGCCCGGTTCGGCCCCGTGGCGGCCATCATGGTCACCGGCAGCACGATGAGCGGGCTGGAGGCGGACGCGCAGGCGCACAACTTCCACCTGCTGGTCAAGCCGGTGGTGCCGAACAAGCTGCGCGCGATGATCGGGTTCAAGCTGGGCGTGCGCTGACGCTTCGTCGCGAGGCATCTGGGGTCGGCCCTAGCTGGGAGCGGCCCGAGCTTACGGGCGGGGGCTGAACTCCCTACGCTCGGCGGTCATCGAAGCTTCATCGACCGCCATGCTGCCCACCCTCGACCGCGCCACCCGCCGTCCCGATGCCGACAACGACGCGGCCCAGTCCGCCACCGCGGCGGCCGCGGCCCAGGCGGCCCGCGAGTCGGCCCAGCGCATCCACGACCCGGCGCACCGCGCGGCCGCCGGCTGGGGCCTCGCCGAGAAGACAGTGCCCGCGAACGCGAGCCCCGCCACCCGCGCGGAGGCCGACGCCAGCGCCAACGCGCGCACGGCGCTCGACCGCAAGGATCTCCCCGCCGCGCAGCGCCAGCAGGTGCACGACGCCGTGCTGCGCCTCGGCAACGGCCTGGTCGACGGCAAGGTCGATCCGCACATCAACGACACCTTCCGCCAGCACCTCTACCGCCTCGCCACCGAACCCCACGACTCGCCGGACTTCCGCGGCGCGCTCGCGCAGATGTCCGCGGCCGCGGACACGCTCGGCCGGGTCGAGCTGGCACCCGGCAGCAAACTCCTGTACGACCCGCGGGCGAACCAGCCCGAGGTGTCGCGCGCCGGGCTGCCGGAGCTGAAGGTGCCGCAGATCGACGCGGACGTCTACTACAAAACCGCCGACGGCGTGGTTCACCTCGATGGCGCGAAGGCCTCGCCCGAAGCGCTGTCGAACGAAGTGCAGAAGGCGAGGGACAAGGGGGCCGACAGCCAGCTGGGCCGCCAGTCCGAATGGGAGCGGGCCAACTCCGTGCAGGATCCTCGCCGCCTCGGCATGTTCGTGCTCGACAGCGGTCCGGGCTTCAGCCACCTGATGGACGGCAAGAACGTCGCGAAGCTCGCCGAGCTGGCCAACAACGACCTCGACGCGCGCCGCTTCGTCGTGGGCGACCGTGCCTACTCGGTCAACGACTTCAAGCAGATCATCGGCGACGCGAAGGTCAAGGCCGACGCCCACGTGGCGACGTTGCGCCAGCAGCACCTCGACGCGGGCGGCGATCCGAAAGCGTTCAAGCCGGGCCCGGCCTACGCCGAGTTCTACCGCAGCACCGCCTCCAGCACCGAGCAGGTGGCGCGCAGCTACGGCGCCACCTACGGCGAAGCCCGCCCGCCGCTCAAACCCCTCGACCCGGCCTCGCTGCCGAGCCTGAAGCAGGGCGGCGCGTTCGGTGCCGTGGCGGCCGGTGGCCTGACGTTCGTGCGGGTCGCGTCCGACGGGAAGCTGACGCTGGGCGACGCGGGCGAGGTCGCGAAACACACGGCGCTTGGCGGCGCCACGGGCGTGGTGGCGGCGGCGGGCGAAAAGGCCGTGACCCCGGTGATCGACCGTGCCATCGGCGCCACGGTGCAGCGCACCGCCACGTCGGTGGCGGGCCGCGTCGCGAGCCAGTCGTCGGCCGAGGCGACGGCCGCCTTCGGCGCGGGCGCCCGCACGCTGGTGTCGCGGGCGGGTGGCGCCACCGTCGTGGGCGCGGTGATCGCCACCGGCATCTCCGCGTACGAGAACCGCGATGGCCTTGCCAAGGGCGACTCGAAGGCCATCGGCAACGTGACGGCGGACGCCACCGTCGCCGTGGGATCGATCGCCGCCGCCACGGCCGCGGGTGCCGCCATCGGCAGTGTCGTGCCGGTCGCCGGCACGGCCGTCGGCGCGGTGGTGGGCCTCGCGGTGGGTGTGGGCGTGGCCTACGGCGCGCAGATCTCGGGCGCGCGGGACGCCGTCGCCAACACGGTGTCCGGCTGGGTCGACGGGGTCAAGGGCTGGTTCTGACGCGGCGGGTGTGCGCCTGCGCGATGATCGGGGCATGAGCCTCTTCTCCTTCAGCCGCAAGGCGCCTGCCCGCATCGAACCCGACGGCCTCTCGGGTCCCGATGCCCGCGAGGCCTGGCATCTGCACGGCCTGGGCCCGGGCCCGGCGGACCGCCACGCTCGTTTCGCCCGGCTCGCCGAGGTGCTGGCGCGGCTGACCGTCGACGACTTCGTGGTGCTCGGGCTGCTGAAACGCCCCAGGGACCGGTTCCACACCGGCAGCTACGGCGCCGAGGATGACGGCTCCGGTGCGGGCACGCTGTGTTTCACCGTCAGCCCCGAGGGGCGGCGCCAGGCCCTGGAATGGAGGCCCGACGGCGGGGACGGCAGCGACCTGTGGGTGGACGGCCGGCCGGTCGACGGCCCTCGCGATGCCACGGGGCTGCTGCCCCTGGATGGTCCGGGCGCCTGGTGCGGCGAGCGCATCCACCTCACCCCCTTCGTGCCGGACGAGCATCCGCTGCAGGACTGGACCGAGCCCTTCTCGCGCGGCGTGCAGCGCGGCGCGCTGCTGGTGGATGCCGTCACCGGCCGCCAGTGGACCGAACTGCCCGGCGCGGACGAGCTGTGGTCCTTCCCGATCGGCCGCGAGGTCGGCAGTGAACTGCTGTTGTTCGCCGACCCCGAGGCCCGCGACGCGGGCCGCGTCAGCCGTCGAGTGCCGCTCTGACTTGCCTCAGAACTCGAGGTTGTCGATCAGCCGGGTGGTGCCCAGGCGTGCTGCGCCCAGCACCACCAGCGGCCCGGCGAGGTCGCCGGCGTCCGGCGGCAGCAGGTCGTCGCGGCGGCGCACCGTGAGGTAGTCGGGCGCCCAGCCCTGGGCCATGAGCGTTGCGGCGCCTTCGGCTTCCGCCACGTGCAGCGACGACGGGTCGAGGCGCACGCGATTCGCGATCTGGCGCAGGGCCTGCGACAGGGCCACGGCCTGCTGGCGCTGCTCGGGGCTCAGGTAGCCGTTGCGGGACGACAGCGCGAGGCCGTCGTCGGCGCGCGACGTGTCGATGCCTTCCACCGTGATGGGCAGCGCGAACTGCCGCGCCATCTGCCGGATCACGGCGAGCTGCTGGTAGTCCTTCTTGCCGAACACGGCCACGCGCGGCTGCACGCACTGGAACAGCTTCATCACGACCGTGCACACGCCGGTGAAGAACCCGGGGCGGAAGTGGCCCTCGAGGATGTCGGCGATCGCGGGGTCGGGGTGGACCTTGAAGGTCTGCGGCTGCGGGTACAGCTCGGATTCCTGCGGCGCGAACACGAAGCTCGCGCCGGCGCCGCGCAGCAGGTCGGCGTCGCGCTCCAGCGTGCGCGGGTAGGTGTCGAAGTCCTCGTGGGGCGCGAACTGCAGGCGGTTCACGAAGATGCTGACGACGACCGGCAGGCCGTGCGTGCGGGCCTGGCGCACGAGGGCGAGGTGGCCTTCGTGCAGGTTGCCCATCGTCGGCACGAACGCGCAGGCGCCGGGGCCCGGCAGGGCCGCGCGCAGCGCGTCGATGGTGTGGAGGATCTGCATGCGCGGGGAGGTCAGTACGCGTGGAGCGTGTTGTCGGGGAAGCGGCGGGCCTTCACGTCGGCCACGTAGGTGGACACGGCCTCGGAGATGGACGACGACCCTTCCATGAAGTTGCGCACGAAGCGCGGCAGCTTGCCCTGGGTCACGCCCAGCATGTCGTGCAGCACGAGCACCTGGCCCGAGCACTCGACGCCACCGCCGATGCCGATGGTGGCCATGGACACGTTTTTCGTGACTTCGCGCGCGGCGGCCGCGGTGACGAGCTCGAGCACGCACATGGCCGCGCCCGCGTCCGACAGTTCCTTCGCGTGGCGCACGAGCGTGGCCACGGCGTCGTCGCCCTTGCCCTGGATGCGGTAGCCGCCCAGCGCGTGCACGGTCTGCGGCGTGAGGCCCAGGTGGGCGCACACGGGCACGCCGCGGTCGACGAGGAAGCGCACGGTGTCGGCCGTCCAGCCGCCGCCTTCGAGCTTGACCATGTGCGCACCGGCCTGCATCAGCGCGGTGGCGCTGCGCATGGCCTGGCTGGGCGACTCCTGGTACGAGCCGAACGGCAGGTCGCCGATGACCCACGCCGTGCGGTTGGCGCCGGCGACGATGCGCGTGTGGTACGCCATCTCGTCCAGCGTGACGGGCAGCGTGGTGGTCTGGCCCTGCACCACCATGCCCAGCGAATCACCGATCAGGATGCAGTCGACGCCCGCGTGGTCGAGCACGCGCGCGAAGCTCGCGTCGTAGCAGGTGAGCATCGCGATGGGTTCGCCGGCCGCCTGCATCTCGCGCAGGCGGTGCAGTGTGACGGGCTTGCGCGACGGGGCCGTGGTGGTGCCGCTCATGACGTGGTCATCCCGAGTTTGTCGAGCAGGTTGCGGTCGGCGGTGAAGGCCGGGTTGCCGGTGGTCAGCAGCTTGTCGCCGTAGAAGATGGAGTTGGCGCCGGCCATGAAACACATGGCCTGGATGGCTTCGCCCAGTTCCTGGCGGCCGGCCGACAGGCGCACGCGCGACTTCGGCATCGTGATGCGGGCCACGGCGATGGTGCGCACGAATTCCAGCGGGTCGAGCTTGACCGTGCCGTGCAGCGGCGTGCCTTCGACCTGCACGAGGTTGTTGATGGGCACCGACTCGGGGTACGGGTCGAGGTTGGCCAGCGCGGCGATCAGGCCGGCGCGCTGCGTGCGCGTCTCGCCGAGGCCCACGATGCCGCCGCTGCAGACCTTCACGCCGGCGGTGCGCACCTTGTTGAGCGTGTCGAGGCGGTCCTCGAACTGGCGCGTGCCGATGATGTCGGTGTACTTGTCCGGCGCGGTGTCGATGTTGTGGTTGTAGTAGTCGAGGCCGGCGTCGCGCAGCTGCTCGGCATGGCCCTCGTCGAGCATGCCCAGCGTGGCGCAGGTCTCGAGGCCGAGGTTCTTCACGGCGGAGATCAGTTCGGCGACCTTCTCGACGTCGCGGTCCTTCGGGCTGCGCCAGGCGGCCCCCATGCAGAAGCGCGTGGCGCCGGCGGCCTGGGCGGCGCGGGCCGCGTCGAGCACGGCCTCGGCGCCCATCAGCTTGCTGGCCTCGACGCCGGTGTCGTAGCGGGCGGCCTGCGGGCAGTACGAGCAGTCTTCCGGGCAGCCGCCGGTCTTGATCGACAGCAGCGTGGACAGCTGCACGTTGGTGGGGTCGAAGTTCTCGCGGTGCACCGTCTGGGCGCGGAACATCAGTTCGGGGAACGGCAGGTCGAACAGGGCCTCGATGGCTTCGACCGACCAGCGTTCGGCGGCTTGCGTTGCTGCGGGTTGCGCGGCGGCGCGGGGGTGGATGCGAACGGCGGTTTCTTGCATGTCTCGAACCTCTGGACGGTGTGACCGCGCAGTCTAACGAAGCCCTGGCGGTGCGGGGATGATCGTCTTAGGCGGGCTGGTAGGCCAGCCGCACGTAGATGGGAGCGAATGCCTCGGCCTGTGTCACTTCGAGCAGGTGCTCGCGTGAAAGTTCGAGCATCGCGATGAAGGTGACCACGAGCACCTGCGGGCCGCGGGTGACGTCGAACAGGTCCTCGAAGGTGGCGAAGCGGCGGCCCTGAAGGCGCTTGAG
This genomic stretch from Piscinibacter gummiphilus harbors:
- a CDS encoding response regulator yields the protein MKVLLVDDHPLILSALQTVIQGLGDHVNVVGVGSARAARETLQADSDFDLVLLDLQLGDADGFDLLVEFRAAYPALPVVVVSASDRASDVIRSIDQGAMGFVPKRATNDTLFEALHMVMSGGIYVPPMNIGADNTGLSPMNTGREDLNTVQREAVDSEFQKQPSLASLGLTPRQTDVLALLLQGNPNKLIARELGLSVETVKDHVAAVLRALGVSSRTQAVLAVSQMSQKHGGFSTWRGSSNSPR
- a CDS encoding ATP-binding protein produces the protein MSAPSPSELSPLPPPTPADAASAAAENATALKAMIEDQASAERVANIFSYLPTTQAANVAGAGVVAVLYWEHVPHIGMLVWLGLLVLLGLARTVMYRHFKREQPTAHERLLKYYQGWRYSTLAAGVLWGAAAWFFYSHGGVTEKIGLILTIYSFCMAAMQILSPQHHTFYEFCVLALVPLVVKVAWPGTFEDLFLSGVLVFIFGITVSLSRLYRKNFEGLLQIKERADQLLVQLRAEKAAADQARQEAEVANRAKTQFFAAASHDLRQPLHAMGLFAEALRQRSHDEEVTSLVTSINGSVDALEGLFSELLDITKIDTGGVDVTPEHFNIGDIFRKLRLHFEPTAFEKGLALRFRGESHNVYADPVLVERVLRNLVSNAIRYTNDGSVLVSCRRRDGRMVLQVWDTGVGIREREQTRIFEEFYQVPHSEVLSPQQRKGLGLGLAIVKRLADLIGAPLALRSRPGHGTVFSLTLPIGKAPRSQSLSGVAGKAPLGLTLDHKFIVVVEDEPAVRGGLEVLLKGWGATVATFETVEASRAWAATAPADAKAPDLLVVDYRLEHGNTGLDAIQALRARFGPVAAIMVTGSTMSGLEADAQAHNFHLLVKPVVPNKLRAMIGFKLGVR
- the panC gene encoding pantoate--beta-alanine ligase, whose amino-acid sequence is MQILHTIDALRAALPGPGACAFVPTMGNLHEGHLALVRQARTHGLPVVVSIFVNRLQFAPHEDFDTYPRTLERDADLLRGAGASFVFAPQESELYPQPQTFKVHPDPAIADILEGHFRPGFFTGVCTVVMKLFQCVQPRVAVFGKKDYQQLAVIRQMARQFALPITVEGIDTSRADDGLALSSRNGYLSPEQRQQAVALSQALRQIANRVRLDPSSLHVAEAEGAATLMAQGWAPDYLTVRRRDDLLPPDAGDLAGPLVVLGAARLGTTRLIDNLEF
- the panB gene encoding 3-methyl-2-oxobutanoate hydroxymethyltransferase yields the protein MSGTTTAPSRKPVTLHRLREMQAAGEPIAMLTCYDASFARVLDHAGVDCILIGDSLGMVVQGQTTTLPVTLDEMAYHTRIVAGANRTAWVIGDLPFGSYQESPSQAMRSATALMQAGAHMVKLEGGGWTADTVRFLVDRGVPVCAHLGLTPQTVHALGGYRIQGKGDDAVATLVRHAKELSDAGAAMCVLELVTAAAAREVTKNVSMATIGIGGGVECSGQVLVLHDMLGVTQGKLPRFVRNFMEGSSSISEAVSTYVADVKARRFPDNTLHAY
- the bioB gene encoding biotin synthase BioB, whose protein sequence is MQETAVRIHPRAAAQPAATQAAERWSVEAIEALFDLPFPELMFRAQTVHRENFDPTNVQLSTLLSIKTGGCPEDCSYCPQAARYDTGVEASKLMGAEAVLDAARAAQAAGATRFCMGAAWRSPKDRDVEKVAELISAVKNLGLETCATLGMLDEGHAEQLRDAGLDYYNHNIDTAPDKYTDIIGTRQFEDRLDTLNKVRTAGVKVCSGGIVGLGETRTQRAGLIAALANLDPYPESVPINNLVQVEGTPLHGTVKLDPLEFVRTIAVARITMPKSRVRLSAGRQELGEAIQAMCFMAGANSIFYGDKLLTTGNPAFTADRNLLDKLGMTTS